In Deltaproteobacteria bacterium, the sequence CTCCTGATTTCGAATCAGGTGCCTTCAGCCGCTCGGCCAGCTCTCCTGAACAGGCGCTTCATAACATCACAACGTTGGCGGAGAGGGTGGGATTCGAACCCACGATACGTTGCCGTATACACGCTTTCCAAGCGTGCGCCTTCGGCCGCTCGGCCACCTCTCCAGTCGTTCCTATTTCCTCCGCTCGCGGAAGAACTCCCGCAGCATCGCGCCGCACTCTTCCGCGAGGACGCCGCTAGTCACCGCGACACGGTGGTTGAGACGCGCGTCGCGAACGATGTCGAAGAGCGTGTCCACCGCGCCCGCCTTGGGATCCGCGACGCCGTAAACGAGGCGGTCGACGCGCGCGTTGACGAGGGCGCCGGCGCACATCGGGCACGGCTCGAGGGTCGCGTACATGGTCGATCCGGTGAGCCGCCAGCGACCGAGCGTCCGTGCGGCCTCCTGCAGGGCGAGGATCTCGGCGTGCCCCGTGGGGTCGCGCAGGCGTTCGCGCGCATTGCGTCCTCGGCCCGCGATCTGTCCCTCGACCACGAGCACCGCGCCGATGGGCACTTCGCCCTCCGCGGCTGCACGCCGCGCCTCGGCGAGCGCTTCCGCCATGAAGGTTTCGTCCATGATTGCCAAAGAGCGGGGCGCGGGGTGTAGCACTTCGTCCCCACGCCCGCAATGTCAGGCGGCGGCCGCCTTCTCGACTGCGGCGATCAGCCTGTCCATGTTTACCGGCTTGCGCAGGATGTCCACGGCGCCCGCCAGGTCCTCCGCCTGGTACCCGCGATTCGCGCTCACCACCACGACCGGGATGGATCTCCACTCAGGCCGCATCCTGAGCGCGTTGAGAACGTCGAAGCCGTTGAGCACGGGCATCATCAGATCGAGAAGGATCACCGAGGGCCGCAGGCCGAACTCGAGGCGGTCGAGCGCGTCGCGCCCGTCCGCGGCGGAGTGGACGTCGTAGCCCTCATAGCGCAGACACTCCCCAAGCGCGTCGCGGATGTCGGGATCGTCGTCGACGATCAGGATGTCGCCTCTGGTTGCCGACGTCACGACGCCCTCCTTACATCGTTCACGGCCGCGCGTCTCGTTTTCCGTGCCGTCTAGTGCAGAATTTTGCAGTACGTACTGACACGATCCTCCTCAGTATTCCCGGGCCAGCCTGGGTTCCCGGGGTTGGCGGGCCCTGCAGGATTCGAACCTGCGGCCTTCGGATTCGTAGTCCGACGCTCTATCCAACTGAGCTAAGGGCCCCATCGCCCGCTGTGGCGGAGAGGGAGGGATTCGAACCCTCGATACAGCTTTGGGCCGTATACTGGTTTAGCAAACCAGCGCCTTGAGCCTCTCGGCCACCTCTCCCGAAACTCCTCGCAACCCTGCGCCTCCCCGAGGCGACCGCGCCGCGGAAGCGCAGGGTTCTAGATCGCATGATGCTGGGCGTCAAGGCGGGTTTGCCCTGATGGCCGCGTCGAGCCAGCGCTTGACGCGTCGGTGCGGCGGCGGCACAAGCAGGTGCACGCGCCTGTAGCTCAGCTGGATAGAGCAGCGGCCTTCGAAGCCGCGGGCCGCAGGTTCGACTCCTGCCAGGCGCGCCAACTGAACTACTCGGGAATCAGGGCCTTCTTGAAGCTGCCCCCGAGCCGGATCGACGGGCTCGGGAGGGGCTTGCAGCACTAATGCAGCAAAAGTTTCGAGCTTCGGCAGCCGATCGATCTGCGCGTGCAGGTAGCCGGGTACCAGATGCGCGTAGGTCTCGAAGGTGATCTTCGGGTCGCTGTGCCGGAGGATCCACGCGACGGCGTAGAGGTCGACGTCCGCCGCCAGTAGCAGCGTCGCGGTCGTGTGCCGCGTGTCGTGCAGGCGGAACTTGCGCGGAAGTGCCTTGGCCCGGAGAAGGATCCCGCAGCTCGGGCACCGACGACCCGCTTGCAGTCGGCGTGCTTCTCCTCGTGCGCCGTGCCGTTGCGCTTGCAGCGGCGGCAGAGGTGTACTACCACCGCGGCCGGCTGCAGCACCTGCGACACGCGCCCAAGCGCCCGCAGGTCCAGCCAACTGGGTCAAAGCCGCCCCGTACCGCCCACCTCCGTCCCCGCGGCCAGGCCTCGAAACCGGCCCCGCGCTCTGCGAGGCCGAAGAGAGACTGCGGCGCGGCTGGGTCTCCGTCCGCGGCGAGCAGCTCATTCGTCTAGAAGCGGAGATGGAAAATCTGTTGGGCGTGTTTCAGCAGACCCAAGAAGCCCTCGCAAAACACGTCCGCCGCGACGCGATCCCGATGTTGCCTGAGGAAGTTGTGTCCGTCCTGCGTATCTTTTCCGCTTACGCCCGGCGCGCAGGATCGGAACTCGCGCACTACGCCCTCAAGGCGGCAGAGTAAGCTAGGAAGCCATTCGCTGCTCGTGAAGAAACCGACGCGGAGGAGAAAGTGAATCGCCGGACGTTGCCTCGATCGCTTCTCTTGATGCTAGCCGGCATCGCGTTGCCCGCTCATGCCGACGTGGGCGTTCCGATGCTCGCCGTGATGTGGCCTCCCGCATGGCTGTTGCTCCTTGCCATCGTCCCTGCCGAGGGGTACTTCGCGCGGCGGATTCTTTCGCTTGACTGGCGCAGTGCTCTCGGACTGTCCCTTCGAGCGAACCTCGTCTCCACCCTGGTGGGCATACCATTGACATGGTTCGTGCTTCTTCTGGTGGAGTTCGGAACTGGGTACGCGGTCTACCTCCTGAAAGTCGACGAGGCCAGTGTTCCCTCTGCGGTTCAGCGAGCAGTGGCCATTACAGTCCTCGCACCATGGCTCGGACCTGGTGACGGGCTGAGCGCGTGGATCGTTCCCGCAGCGGCAGCCTACCTATGCATCCCGTTCTTCTTCGCGTCCGTGCTCATCGAGAATCGGGTTGCCCTGCGGCGCTTGGGCCCGCTTGAG encodes:
- a CDS encoding nucleoside deaminase; protein product: MAEALAEARRAAAEGEVPIGAVLVVEGQIAGRGRNARERLRDPTGHAEILALQEAARTLGRWRLTGSTMYATLEPCPMCAGALVNARVDRLVYGVADPKAGAVDTLFDIVRDARLNHRVAVTSGVLAEECGAMLREFFRERRK
- a CDS encoding response regulator, yielding MQNSALDGTENETRGRERCKEGVVTSATRGDILIVDDDPDIRDALGECLRYEGYDVHSAADGRDALDRLEFGLRPSVILLDLMMPVLNGFDVLNALRMRPEWRSIPVVVVSANRGYQAEDLAGAVDILRKPVNMDRLIAAVEKAAAA